The Staphylothermus marinus F1 genome has a segment encoding these proteins:
- the tes gene encoding tetraether lipid synthase Tes, which produces MTLQITKHIGEISYKLPKVREGEELLTITQSVCPYCYRILPSIVVERNGKVYIRRVCPEHGEIEELYYGDVEIYKKMIKWDEEGRGARHIYTPVTRPCPFNCGLCPMHKQHSALVNIVLTNRCNLSCWYCFFYAEAAGYVYEPTIEQIVSMIRQIKKQGVAVNVQLTGGEPTLREDLIDIVKALKAEGVRHLQLNTNGIKFSELYWEDPVKAIEYARALRTSGVNTVYLSFDGVSPITNWKNHWEIPYIFEVFRKAKMTSVVLVPTVINNVNTHEVGAIVRFAAKHVDIVRAVNFQPVSLTGMMKKHERAKFRITIPDVIKLIEEQTDGEVPREAWFPIPVSAIFSRFIEAFAKEFKFEMANHPMCGAGTYVYVERRSDGTTRLVPITNFVDVEGFLEYLKYKWEDLLYGSTRLMVGMKILYSIRKFIDQKRAPEGFDLYKLLLNIIIRRNYEALGELHYKMVFLGMMHFMDLYNYDIQRVQRCNIHYAAPDGRLIPFCAFNIFEDIYRDKTQREYGIPLEEYSKKYGLPPKVVTKKYIRNRRLLESTEIYKKTYEGIIELTKR; this is translated from the coding sequence TTGACTCTTCAAATAACCAAACATATTGGTGAAATCTCCTATAAGCTTCCCAAGGTTAGGGAAGGAGAAGAATTACTAACTATTACTCAGAGTGTTTGCCCATATTGTTACCGGATATTACCTTCAATAGTTGTAGAGCGTAATGGAAAAGTATATATTAGGAGAGTTTGCCCAGAACATGGTGAGATCGAGGAACTATATTATGGAGACGTAGAAATCTATAAGAAAATGATTAAGTGGGATGAAGAAGGCAGAGGAGCTAGACATATCTATACACCTGTAACGCGTCCATGCCCATTCAATTGTGGATTATGTCCTATGCATAAACAACACAGTGCACTAGTAAATATTGTATTAACTAATAGATGCAATCTTAGCTGTTGGTATTGTTTCTTCTATGCAGAAGCTGCTGGATACGTGTATGAACCAACAATAGAACAGATAGTGTCAATGATTAGACAAATAAAGAAGCAAGGCGTTGCAGTTAATGTTCAGTTAACAGGTGGAGAACCAACTCTCAGAGAAGACCTTATCGATATTGTTAAAGCCTTAAAAGCTGAGGGGGTAAGGCATCTCCAATTAAACACTAATGGTATAAAATTCTCTGAGCTATACTGGGAGGATCCAGTTAAAGCAATAGAGTATGCTAGAGCTCTTAGAACAAGTGGTGTGAATACAGTTTATCTAAGCTTCGATGGCGTATCTCCTATTACTAACTGGAAGAATCACTGGGAAATACCATATATTTTCGAAGTATTCAGAAAGGCTAAGATGACTAGCGTAGTATTAGTTCCAACAGTGATAAATAATGTAAACACACATGAAGTGGGAGCAATAGTGAGATTTGCCGCGAAACACGTTGACATTGTAAGAGCTGTTAACTTCCAACCAGTCAGCCTCACCGGTATGATGAAGAAACATGAAAGAGCTAAGTTTAGAATCACGATCCCTGATGTTATAAAGCTTATTGAAGAACAAACAGATGGAGAAGTACCTAGGGAAGCTTGGTTCCCAATACCTGTTAGTGCGATCTTTTCAAGATTCATTGAAGCATTTGCTAAAGAATTCAAGTTTGAAATGGCTAATCATCCGATGTGTGGAGCCGGCACTTATGTATATGTTGAGCGCAGAAGCGATGGAACAACAAGATTAGTGCCCATAACAAATTTTGTAGATGTTGAAGGTTTCCTAGAATACTTGAAGTATAAATGGGAAGACTTATTATATGGTTCAACAAGGCTCATGGTAGGTATGAAAATACTATATAGCATTCGTAAATTCATTGATCAAAAGAGGGCGCCAGAAGGATTTGATCTCTATAAATTATTGCTGAATATAATTATTAGGAGAAACTATGAAGCTCTAGGAGAACTACACTATAAGATGGTGTTTCTTGGAATGATGCATTTCATGGATCTATACAATTACGATATACAGCGTGTACAGAGATGCAACATCCACTATGCAGCACCAGATGGAAGATTAATACCGTTCTGTGCATTCAACATATTCGAAGACATATATAGAGATAAAACACAGAGAGAATACGGAATACCATTAGAGGAATATAGTAAGAAATATGGATTGCCACCAAAAGTCGTCACAAAGAAATATATTAGAAATAGAAGACTATTAGAATCAACCGAGATATATAAGAAAACCTATGAAGGAATAATAGAATTAACTAAAAGATAA
- a CDS encoding DUF99 family protein, whose translation MKNTIIACDDGYFPQFFKGGKGRTILACIKTRNNSFIVRIAFKRVIIDGRETTPTIIDLVKLLKPCKVILLDGITYAGFDVADALQIHEETQIPVITVQQYPLDLERIKYSLKKHFLDWSKRYKVISKIYRNMYPLSTRWKTIEFSPYGINPKEASKLLLQTMIYSPIPEPLRIADHIASQLSRLILRKNL comes from the coding sequence ATGAAAAACACAATAATAGCATGCGATGACGGATATTTTCCACAGTTTTTCAAAGGAGGAAAGGGGAGAACAATTCTCGCATGTATTAAAACTAGAAATAACTCTTTCATTGTAAGAATAGCTTTTAAACGAGTAATTATTGATGGAAGAGAAACAACACCTACGATAATAGATCTAGTAAAATTATTGAAGCCTTGCAAAGTAATCCTACTCGATGGAATAACTTATGCAGGATTCGATGTAGCCGATGCGCTACAAATACATGAAGAAACACAGATACCTGTAATAACTGTTCAACAATACCCATTAGATCTTGAGAGAATAAAGTATTCCCTCAAAAAACATTTTCTAGACTGGTCTAAGAGATACAAAGTAATCAGCAAAATATATAGGAACATGTATCCTCTGAGTACAAGATGGAAAACAATAGAGTTTTCTCCATATGGAATAAATCCAAAAGAGGCATCTAAACTACTCCTACAAACAATGATTTATAGCCCTATACCTGAACCATTAAGAATAGCTGATCACATAGCATCACAGCTTTCAAGACTTATACTTAGAAAAAATTTATAG
- a CDS encoding Cdc6/Cdc18 family protein codes for MVSDIIDEIIESRLKKKSKIFMNKEILHPDYIPETLPHREKEIRKLAEILVVALKGERPSNVLIYGLTGTGKTAVAKYVTKRLAEKAPTLNARLLHAYVNTRKVDTTYRVIASIASSLGLRIPSTGIAISEVYRRYIKALENWGGLHIVVLDEIDYYVKREGDDLLYKLVRINEELEKARVAIIGITNDINFVENLDPRVRSSLGEEEIVFPPYDAEQLYDILKQRADKAFYPGVVSSRIISYCAALAAREHGDARRALDLLRVAGEIAEREGANVVTIEHVKKAQIELEEGRIYQAASTLPLHPKLVLKAIIELMKEKGTSTTGEVYNKYFKIALEYGIEPLTQRRISEIITQLDMIGLINAVVVSRGRHGKTKLIKINSELLDIIEGAIKL; via the coding sequence ATGGTTAGCGACATAATAGATGAAATAATAGAGTCTAGATTGAAGAAGAAAAGCAAGATATTTATGAACAAAGAAATACTTCACCCGGACTATATCCCAGAAACACTTCCACACCGTGAAAAAGAGATTAGGAAACTAGCTGAAATACTAGTTGTAGCACTTAAAGGTGAGAGACCAAGCAATGTGCTCATATATGGTTTGACAGGAACAGGTAAAACAGCTGTTGCTAAATACGTGACTAAGAGATTAGCTGAGAAAGCACCAACACTCAATGCAAGACTATTACATGCATATGTTAACACGAGAAAAGTAGATACAACATATAGAGTAATAGCATCTATTGCTTCCTCACTAGGACTACGCATACCATCAACAGGTATAGCGATTAGCGAGGTTTACCGCAGATATATTAAAGCATTGGAAAACTGGGGCGGACTACACATTGTTGTACTGGATGAAATAGACTACTATGTTAAGCGAGAAGGAGACGATCTATTATATAAGCTTGTAAGAATAAATGAAGAACTCGAAAAAGCGCGTGTTGCAATAATAGGCATAACAAATGATATAAACTTCGTGGAAAATCTTGATCCACGTGTTAGAAGCAGTTTGGGAGAAGAAGAAATAGTTTTTCCACCCTATGATGCAGAACAACTATATGATATATTAAAGCAGAGAGCCGACAAAGCATTCTATCCCGGAGTGGTTTCTTCAAGAATAATATCCTACTGTGCAGCGTTAGCCGCGAGAGAACATGGTGATGCTAGAAGAGCGCTTGATCTACTAAGAGTTGCTGGAGAAATAGCTGAGCGTGAAGGAGCCAATGTTGTAACCATCGAACATGTTAAGAAAGCACAAATAGAGCTCGAAGAGGGGAGAATATATCAGGCAGCATCAACTCTTCCTCTGCACCCCAAACTAGTGTTGAAGGCAATAATAGAGTTAATGAAAGAAAAGGGAACAAGTACTACCGGCGAAGTATACAATAAATATTTCAAGATCGCATTAGAATATGGAATAGAGCCATTAACACAGAGAAGAATAAGTGAGATAATAACACAGCTGGACATGATAGGCTTAATAAATGCCGTAGTTGTCAGTAGAGGTAGGCATGGAAAAACAAAACTTATCAAGATAAATTCAGAGCTTTTAGACATTATTGAAGGAGCAATCAAATTATGA
- a CDS encoding HAD family hydrolase, with product MTSTEVVKAVLFDMDGTIINSVELIAECWSKAFKKHGIRIEPQDIYRVVGLPADTILEKYTGTKNPRLHNSILEQARKCFEEKMNPNTLLYNDVLETIKQLRENNKLCGIVTSSSCKRTIELLEKLDIIEYFDTIQCYQGKLRGKPYPDLLLSALNKLGIKPSQAIYVGDSYIDYLTARNTGVLFVLVKRSWNTHIVDKCSEKCIVISDLREISNLITNKIK from the coding sequence ATGACTAGTACTGAAGTAGTAAAAGCAGTATTATTCGATATGGATGGCACAATCATTAATAGTGTAGAATTAATAGCGGAATGCTGGTCTAAAGCTTTCAAGAAACATGGAATAAGAATAGAGCCTCAAGACATATATAGAGTTGTAGGATTGCCGGCTGATACTATTTTAGAAAAATATACTGGAACAAAAAATCCTCGTTTACATAACTCTATACTGGAACAAGCTAGAAAATGTTTTGAAGAAAAAATGAATCCAAATACTCTCCTATACAATGATGTATTAGAAACTATTAAACAATTAAGAGAAAACAATAAACTATGTGGAATAGTTACTTCATCTTCATGTAAAAGAACAATTGAACTTCTCGAAAAACTCGATATCATAGAATACTTTGATACGATTCAATGTTACCAGGGAAAGCTTAGAGGAAAACCATATCCTGATCTACTATTATCCGCGTTGAATAAACTAGGCATTAAACCTAGTCAAGCCATTTATGTTGGAGATTCATATATTGATTATTTAACCGCAAGAAACACGGGAGTATTATTTGTTTTGGTAAAAAGGAGTTGGAATACACATATCGTTGATAAATGTTCTGAAAAATGTATTGTAATAAGTGATCTTAGAGAAATAAGTAATTTAATAACAAATAAAATCAAGTAA
- the menC gene encoding o-succinylbenzoate synthase, with protein sequence MELVKLEIIHYRATMKEVFETSFGKTRIRDTILIHVIDYSGEEGWGEAPVDIGPWYSYETVYTAIHIIKDYIASILAKHRVIRDPWQYYGLVKIVRGHNMAKAGVEFALWDLYSKLQNKPLYKIVGGVKNKVEAGLSIGIIGDLDKLIRYIDKGLEKGYRRIKIKIKPGWDVDPVKRIREIYGDIPLQVDANAAYTLDDAYIFRELDKYGLLMIEQPLHYDDLYEHSILQREIKTPICLDESIKNVHDAKAGYALGSYKILNIKPARVGGLVETLRIHEFAKKHNIPLWIGGLLETGIGRAFQIAAATLPMIKYPSDISESTRFYEEEIVEPPWTLNKDGTYNVPDKAGIGVDVLYEKIMKHTVKTINIKL encoded by the coding sequence TTGGAGCTCGTAAAACTAGAGATAATTCATTACCGTGCAACGATGAAAGAGGTATTTGAAACTAGTTTCGGCAAAACAAGGATCAGAGACACAATACTGATCCATGTAATTGATTATTCCGGAGAAGAAGGGTGGGGCGAAGCACCAGTTGATATTGGTCCTTGGTACAGTTATGAAACTGTCTACACAGCTATACATATAATCAAAGATTACATTGCATCTATCCTGGCAAAACATAGAGTCATACGTGATCCGTGGCAGTATTATGGATTAGTAAAAATAGTTAGAGGACACAACATGGCTAAAGCAGGAGTAGAGTTTGCATTGTGGGATCTATATTCTAAGCTTCAAAACAAACCTTTATACAAGATAGTTGGCGGTGTTAAAAATAAAGTTGAGGCCGGTCTGAGTATAGGTATAATAGGTGATTTAGACAAATTAATCCGCTATATTGATAAAGGATTGGAAAAAGGGTATAGGAGAATAAAAATAAAGATCAAGCCTGGATGGGATGTAGATCCTGTAAAGAGAATTCGGGAAATCTATGGGGATATTCCTCTCCAAGTAGATGCTAACGCCGCTTATACTCTCGATGATGCCTATATTTTTAGAGAATTAGATAAATATGGTTTATTAATGATCGAACAACCATTACACTATGATGATCTATATGAACACTCTATTTTACAAAGAGAAATAAAAACGCCAATATGCTTAGATGAAAGCATTAAGAATGTTCACGATGCAAAAGCTGGTTATGCACTAGGTAGTTATAAGATATTAAATATTAAACCTGCTAGAGTGGGTGGCCTAGTTGAAACCTTGAGAATTCATGAATTCGCTAAAAAACATAATATTCCTTTATGGATCGGGGGATTACTAGAAACAGGAATAGGAAGAGCATTCCAAATAGCTGCAGCAACATTACCTATGATCAAGTATCCTTCAGACATATCTGAATCAACACGTTTCTACGAAGAAGAAATAGTTGAGCCCCCTTGGACACTAAATAAGGATGGAACATACAATGTACCTGACAAGGCGGGAATAGGAGTAGATGTGTTATACGAAAAAATAATGAAACATACAGTAAAAACAATCAATATAAAGCTATAA
- a CDS encoding DNA-directed RNA polymerase subunit H — protein MSRKKPNILEHELVPKHEVLSVREAAELLRKLKIKPAQLPWISIDDPVVKAIKAKPGDIIRIIRKSPTAGEAIAYRYVVVDTLRPRKKEKV, from the coding sequence ATGTCTCGAAAAAAACCCAATATTTTAGAACACGAACTTGTTCCTAAACATGAAGTATTATCTGTTCGAGAAGCTGCTGAGCTTCTGAGAAAACTTAAAATAAAACCTGCCCAACTCCCCTGGATCAGTATTGATGACCCTGTTGTAAAAGCTATTAAAGCAAAGCCGGGGGACATAATCCGTATAATTAGGAAGAGCCCAACAGCTGGAGAAGCAATTGCTTATAGATATGTTGTTGTAGATACACTTAGACCTAGAAAGAAGGAGAAGGTGTGA
- a CDS encoding DNA-directed RNA polymerase subunit B → MSSSNKFPTPDDLWTVMKSFFEEFGLVRQHLDSYNRFIDHLLPEIISEHKEITISGNRKLLIKGYRIGSEPKIRTIEGFERTVTPLECRLRNFTYAVPIYLKVALQDETGIYKEQEIKLMDLPVMLKSKIDPLSKMTAEELVAIGEDPKDPGGYFIINGSEKVLVAQEDLASNNILVDYASEGSSATHIAKVISVAKGRRSQLVIERRKDGIFYANLHGHRIPVVILMTALGLASELEITYAVSLDPDLQTYLLPSIMQAQSVFPRLEIPENASPEEQKRIEEEHRRKTIETALDYIGARIAIGRPREERIRRAQRALDEYLLPHIGTEPTPEVRRKKAYFIGQMVNKLIELIVDRRKPDDKDHYRNKRLKLAGDLLAQLVRHNLVTYFIREVKSSIERSYSKYGRLDLKLVIKPGMLTDRILHAMATGNWPGGKTGVSQLLDRTNLMSTLSHLRRVVSPLKRTQPHFEARELHPTQWGRMCPFETPEGANIGLVKNLALMAHVSVGVPEEHIEPILYRKLGVKNLDEIIEEIKKAITGEVEEYPDYTSWSRVYLNGRLIGYHPDGKKLAQEIRNLRRRGKISVEVNVAHIRDEHLNEVYINTDAGRIRRPLLVVENGKLKLKPEHIAKLKSGEWKFSDLVKRGIIEYLDADEEEEAYIALTPDQITPEHTHMEIWTPAIMGITASIIPYAEHNQSPRNSYEAAMAKQSLGLYSANFQQRMDTRGHLLHYPQKPLVQTRAMEVNGYNERPAGQNMVVAVMSFTGYNIEDALIMNKSSVDRGLARSTFFRLYTTVEYRYPGGQEDRIMIPPSNVRGYRGPKAYEKLDEDGIVSPETPVKGGDVLIGKISPPRFMTAQEYTVGAGITRQDASVVTRHGEKGIVDVVMVTTDIDGNRLVKVRVRDLRIPELGDKFASRHGQKGVIGLLVPQQDMPFTEEGIVPDLIINPHAFPSRMTVGQLIESIAGKAAALEGRFVDATPFHKEPIDNLMITLKRHGYPMSGYETMYDGRTGEILKTPIFIGIVYYQKLHHMVADKIHARARGPVQILTRQPTEGRAKEGGLRFGEMEVDCLVGHGASLLLKEQMLDKSDKTTIYVCELCGHIGYYDRIRGKYMCPIHKDKGKLKPVEVSYAFKLLVQELMSMCIMPRLKLEDIHKKI, encoded by the coding sequence TTGTCTAGCTCTAATAAGTTCCCAACCCCAGATGATTTATGGACTGTAATGAAGAGCTTCTTTGAAGAATTTGGACTTGTTAGACAACATCTAGACAGCTATAATAGATTTATAGATCATTTATTGCCGGAAATAATAAGTGAACACAAAGAAATAACAATATCGGGCAATAGGAAATTATTGATTAAAGGATACCGTATAGGCAGCGAGCCCAAGATTAGAACCATTGAGGGATTTGAAAGAACAGTTACACCTCTAGAATGTAGATTGAGGAACTTTACATACGCTGTACCTATCTATTTAAAAGTTGCATTACAAGATGAAACCGGTATTTATAAAGAACAAGAAATTAAATTAATGGATCTCCCGGTTATGTTAAAATCCAAAATTGATCCATTAAGTAAAATGACCGCTGAGGAACTAGTTGCTATAGGTGAGGATCCCAAAGATCCCGGTGGTTACTTTATTATTAATGGTAGTGAAAAAGTACTTGTTGCACAAGAGGATCTAGCCAGTAACAATATACTAGTTGATTATGCAAGTGAAGGGTCTTCAGCAACTCATATCGCCAAAGTTATAAGTGTAGCTAAAGGTAGGAGGAGCCAATTAGTTATTGAACGAAGAAAAGACGGTATTTTCTATGCAAATCTCCACGGCCACCGTATTCCCGTTGTTATATTAATGACTGCTCTAGGCTTAGCATCTGAACTCGAGATAACTTATGCTGTCAGCTTAGACCCTGATCTACAAACCTATTTATTACCCTCAATTATGCAGGCTCAATCAGTATTTCCAAGACTAGAAATACCAGAAAACGCTTCTCCCGAGGAACAAAAAAGAATCGAGGAAGAACATAGGAGGAAAACAATAGAGACAGCACTAGACTATATTGGTGCTAGAATAGCTATTGGTAGGCCTAGAGAAGAACGTATAAGAAGAGCGCAAAGAGCACTAGATGAATACTTACTACCACATATAGGCACCGAGCCAACCCCTGAGGTTAGACGTAAGAAAGCATATTTTATAGGGCAAATGGTGAATAAACTAATAGAACTCATTGTTGATCGTAGAAAACCCGATGACAAAGATCATTATCGTAATAAGAGACTTAAACTAGCCGGCGACCTCCTAGCCCAGCTTGTAAGACACAATCTAGTAACGTACTTTATAAGAGAAGTCAAGAGCAGTATTGAGAGAAGCTATAGTAAATATGGAAGACTAGATCTTAAACTGGTTATCAAACCTGGAATGTTAACAGATAGAATACTACATGCAATGGCTACAGGAAACTGGCCCGGCGGAAAAACAGGTGTAAGCCAGTTATTGGATAGAACAAACCTAATGAGCACTCTGAGCCATCTTAGAAGAGTAGTATCTCCACTAAAACGTACCCAACCACATTTTGAAGCAAGAGAGCTTCATCCAACACAATGGGGTAGAATGTGCCCATTCGAAACACCTGAAGGAGCAAATATTGGTCTTGTAAAGAACTTAGCATTAATGGCTCATGTCAGTGTAGGTGTGCCGGAGGAGCATATAGAGCCTATACTATATAGAAAACTTGGAGTAAAGAATTTAGATGAAATTATTGAGGAAATCAAAAAAGCGATCACAGGTGAGGTGGAAGAATATCCTGATTATACTTCTTGGAGCCGTGTATATTTAAATGGTAGATTAATTGGATATCATCCTGATGGTAAAAAACTTGCACAGGAGATCAGGAACCTGAGAAGACGGGGAAAGATAAGTGTAGAAGTAAATGTCGCGCATATACGGGATGAGCACTTAAATGAAGTATATATAAACACAGATGCAGGTAGAATAAGGAGGCCTTTATTAGTTGTTGAGAACGGCAAACTTAAGCTGAAACCAGAACATATTGCAAAGCTCAAGTCTGGCGAGTGGAAGTTCAGCGATCTTGTGAAGAGAGGAATTATTGAATACCTAGATGCAGACGAGGAAGAAGAAGCATATATTGCATTAACCCCTGACCAAATCACGCCAGAACATACACATATGGAGATATGGACACCTGCAATAATGGGTATAACAGCCTCAATAATCCCCTACGCTGAACATAATCAGAGCCCGAGAAATTCTTATGAAGCAGCAATGGCGAAGCAAAGCTTAGGACTTTACTCTGCTAATTTCCAGCAGAGAATGGATACACGGGGTCATCTACTACATTATCCACAAAAACCATTAGTGCAGACAAGAGCTATGGAAGTAAATGGTTACAATGAGAGACCTGCTGGACAAAACATGGTTGTAGCAGTAATGAGCTTCACTGGATACAATATAGAAGACGCATTGATCATGAATAAGAGCAGTGTAGATCGAGGATTAGCTAGAAGCACTTTCTTCAGGCTCTACACAACAGTTGAATATAGGTATCCTGGCGGACAAGAAGATAGAATCATGATTCCTCCAAGCAATGTCCGAGGTTATCGTGGACCAAAAGCATATGAGAAACTCGACGAGGATGGAATAGTTTCGCCTGAAACACCTGTTAAAGGAGGAGATGTACTAATAGGAAAAATAAGCCCGCCAAGATTCATGACGGCCCAAGAATACACTGTAGGGGCAGGAATAACTCGTCAAGATGCAAGTGTAGTAACTAGACATGGAGAAAAAGGTATTGTAGACGTGGTAATGGTTACTACAGATATTGATGGAAACAGACTAGTGAAGGTACGTGTAAGAGATCTTAGAATACCCGAGTTAGGAGATAAGTTCGCTTCAAGACATGGACAAAAAGGTGTAATAGGCTTACTGGTTCCACAACAAGATATGCCGTTTACAGAGGAGGGAATAGTTCCTGATCTAATAATTAATCCACACGCATTTCCATCAAGAATGACTGTTGGACAATTAATTGAAAGCATAGCTGGTAAAGCAGCTGCGCTTGAGGGAAGATTTGTTGATGCAACACCATTCCATAAAGAACCAATAGATAACTTAATGATCACATTGAAGAGACATGGGTACCCAATGAGTGGATACGAGACAATGTACGATGGTAGAACAGGTGAAATCCTCAAGACACCAATATTCATAGGAATAGTGTATTATCAGAAACTACACCATATGGTAGCCGACAAAATACATGCACGTGCTCGCGGACCAGTACAGATACTAACTAGACAACCAACTGAGGGAAGAGCTAAGGAGGGAGGTCTCAGGTTCGGTGAGATGGAAGTTGACTGCCTAGTAGGTCATGGAGCATCATTGTTATTGAAAGAACAAATGCTGGATAAAAGTGATAAAACAACTATATACGTATGTGAATTATGTGGGCACATAGGATACTATGATCGTATACGTGGAAAATACATGTGCCCCATACATAAAGATAAAGGTAAACTTAAACCTGTAGAGGTATCCTATGCATTCAAACTCTTAGTCCAAGAATTAATGAGTATGTGCATAATGCCACGTTTGAAACTAGAAGATATACACAAGAAGATCTAG